A portion of the Hoylesella buccalis ATCC 35310 genome contains these proteins:
- a CDS encoding TonB-dependent receptor domain-containing protein, translating into MKRLTVFIFFISISVLLSQAYAQPEGYKFAGKVTDEHGQAIELASVSLNNSLVAFTNKDGLFEFLNVPAGRYDYRITFVGYETVSGTVAISAHTPQLKVQMRELGLQLKTVEVTARQQAMGSKSLIGQDAIRHIQPKSVTDILQLVPGNLIENPTLNKLAQAHIREIDGDRNNALGALVVVDGTPVSNDANLQVLGTARFRASSGAQADGMSDQTTAGRGADLRTVSAGNVESVEVIRGIPSVEYGNLTSGMLIVKTKMGHTPWEVKAQADPFSKLLYVGKGFNLKRGGAVNFSADWSQSWADTRKHSNGYDRLTFTGGYSKTAGRNTFSIKGAFYSNVNNRKDDPQYREMQLRFTNKNIGTRLSVSGKYHARSTFLSALSYNLSLQYSKTTDQHDNLVSNPDGVITDVRTPGIHPAIFKNKSYFSKYEILGAPLNLYGQVVGNKYLQLGTANYTNVKLGVEFVHSANHGKGLLFDMQNPPQSMGTQTLRPRAFKDIPALNTLSAFVSDKLSLQVFQRHLTVEGGFRVSNLFLNKRKSGGKRGMFVAEPRLNASYTLLDKTCNPWIDELSLTGGYGISNKMPTLMYLYPDNVYYDNVCLSKYGEREEDRLALLQTDVIGQVGNPDLMPTHTQKWECGLTFRIGKVRGFVTYYNERHHHEFGFESRLYWNRYPKFSLPVEAALPKYHEETGDVSYLYNGVRMMAGKTEQVDMSTWSRPTNNTWSHKHGIEYGIDLGSLSLLRTSLSINGAWFHTERTDEKDQLRYVDYNYDYVPVMPNGSGYIRDRVNSTFRFVTHVPAVKMIFTTAVQVVWYESERAVYKQPDGKSRYHQFTYEGREYLGVSPIGYYTRDGHYYPWSADAERDVVRQRMMGRYYLYDFEKDVTHPWVLLSLRFTKEIGKVAELSFTANNFPNVSRWHTNPHSLSRTQLYPAPYFGAEVKIKL; encoded by the coding sequence ATGAAAAGATTGACCGTTTTTATTTTTTTCATCAGTATCAGCGTGTTGTTGAGCCAGGCTTACGCACAGCCGGAAGGCTATAAGTTTGCAGGTAAGGTGACTGATGAGCATGGCCAGGCCATCGAGTTGGCCTCGGTCAGCCTCAACAACAGCTTGGTGGCATTTACGAACAAGGACGGGCTGTTCGAGTTTCTCAACGTTCCGGCCGGTCGTTATGATTATCGCATCACGTTCGTTGGGTACGAAACGGTCAGTGGAACGGTGGCGATAAGTGCCCATACCCCACAGCTCAAGGTGCAGATGCGTGAGTTGGGCTTGCAGCTCAAGACGGTAGAGGTTACCGCCCGACAGCAGGCAATGGGTTCGAAGTCGCTCATCGGGCAAGATGCCATCAGGCACATACAACCCAAGAGCGTGACCGACATCCTGCAACTGGTGCCGGGAAATCTGATTGAGAATCCCACGCTGAACAAGTTGGCGCAAGCCCATATCCGCGAGATAGACGGTGACAGAAACAACGCGCTTGGTGCTCTTGTGGTGGTGGATGGCACGCCGGTAAGCAACGATGCCAATCTGCAAGTGTTGGGTACGGCCCGGTTCAGAGCTTCTTCGGGAGCGCAAGCTGACGGTATGAGCGACCAGACCACGGCCGGGCGGGGAGCCGACTTGCGTACGGTGAGTGCCGGCAATGTGGAGAGCGTGGAGGTGATTCGGGGCATTCCGTCAGTCGAATACGGCAACCTTACGTCGGGCATGCTCATCGTCAAGACCAAGATGGGGCATACGCCGTGGGAAGTGAAGGCGCAGGCTGACCCGTTTTCCAAGCTGCTTTATGTAGGAAAGGGCTTCAATTTGAAACGCGGAGGCGCAGTTAACTTCAGTGCAGACTGGAGCCAGTCGTGGGCTGATACGCGCAAACATAGCAATGGATACGACCGCCTGACGTTCACGGGAGGATATTCAAAGACCGCCGGGCGTAATACCTTTAGTATTAAAGGGGCTTTCTACAGCAACGTCAACAATCGTAAAGACGACCCACAATACCGGGAAATGCAGCTCCGCTTCACCAACAAGAACATTGGAACGCGCCTGTCTGTATCCGGAAAATATCATGCGCGTAGTACCTTTCTTTCGGCATTGTCGTACAATCTGTCGTTACAATATTCCAAAACCACCGACCAACACGACAATCTTGTATCCAATCCCGATGGTGTCATCACGGATGTCCGCACGCCGGGCATCCATCCTGCCATCTTCAAGAACAAGAGTTATTTCTCCAAATACGAGATTCTTGGGGCACCACTTAATCTCTATGGTCAGGTTGTGGGCAACAAGTATCTGCAATTGGGAACCGCCAATTATACCAATGTAAAGCTGGGCGTGGAGTTTGTTCATAGTGCCAACCATGGCAAGGGCTTGCTGTTCGACATGCAAAATCCGCCTCAGTCAATGGGAACGCAGACCCTTCGACCCCGTGCTTTTAAGGATATTCCTGCGCTGAACACCCTGTCGGCATTCGTCAGTGACAAGCTGTCGTTGCAGGTTTTTCAGCGGCATCTGACGGTGGAAGGTGGCTTTCGGGTAAGCAACTTGTTCCTGAACAAGCGAAAGAGCGGCGGAAAGCGAGGAATGTTTGTTGCAGAGCCTCGACTGAATGCTTCGTATACGCTGTTGGACAAGACGTGTAATCCATGGATAGACGAACTCTCTTTGACGGGTGGTTATGGCATTTCCAACAAGATGCCCACCTTGATGTATCTCTACCCCGACAATGTTTATTATGACAACGTGTGCCTGAGTAAATACGGTGAGCGTGAGGAGGACCGGTTGGCCCTGCTGCAGACAGATGTGATAGGGCAGGTTGGCAACCCCGACTTGATGCCTACGCATACTCAAAAATGGGAGTGTGGGCTTACTTTCCGAATCGGGAAGGTCAGAGGCTTTGTGACTTATTACAACGAGCGTCATCATCATGAGTTTGGATTTGAAAGCAGATTGTATTGGAATAGATACCCCAAATTCAGCCTGCCGGTGGAGGCTGCCCTCCCGAAATATCATGAAGAGACAGGGGATGTGAGCTATCTGTACAATGGTGTACGTATGATGGCCGGCAAAACTGAGCAGGTGGATATGTCTACTTGGAGCCGACCGACCAACAATACATGGTCGCACAAGCATGGAATAGAATATGGCATAGACCTGGGTTCGCTCAGTCTTTTGCGTACATCCTTGAGCATCAACGGCGCTTGGTTCCATACGGAGCGCACCGATGAGAAAGACCAGCTTAGGTATGTTGATTACAACTACGACTATGTTCCAGTCATGCCAAACGGTTCAGGGTACATCCGGGACCGCGTCAACTCTACCTTCCGCTTCGTTACCCATGTGCCGGCTGTCAAAATGATCTTCACCACGGCCGTGCAAGTGGTGTGGTATGAAAGCGAAAGGGCGGTATATAAACAGCCGGATGGCAAGAGTCGCTATCATCAGTTCACTTATGAGGGGCGTGAATATCTGGGTGTCTCGCCTATAGGATATTACACGCGGGACGGCCATTACTATCCCTGGTCGGCCGATGCAGAGCGCGATGTCGTGCGTCAACGCATGATGGGACGTTATTATCTATACGACTTTGAGAAAGATGTAACGCATCCATGGGTGTTGTTGAGCCTGCGGTTTACAAAAGAAATAGGCAAGGTGGCCGAACTTTCATTCACGGCCAACAACTTTCCTAATGTGTCACGATGGCACACCAATCCTCACAGTCTGTCACGAACACAGTTGTACCCTGCTCCTTATTTTGGTGCGGAAGTGAAAATCAAATTATAA
- a CDS encoding DUF4876 domain-containing protein, with protein sequence MNKCIGKMVSALLLLTAVLGFVSCNKNDEPSIANYELTLSYQLPDGLKADDISDAKLVLTKETKEDTLVLRDMKDLSTTLPQGQYNLLLTAKVKDEANAYLTGTLSVDLYANKKATIELQKVRKSTLIFKEIYTTGGKKGYVLDNYFEIVNNSDEVQYLDGVILMTNPGGQKKEQNVWQANGYKDRYACGQGTVIAFPVGKDGKSIALKPGESTVIASDAVDHGKMAPEGNHCPDLSKAQWEVYIDNVKGEVDYPAPNMDIIFQNNKNMKAFGLGFFNGGYILAKLPAGITPKQFAADQNNLKTTPGTKSKMQYLLMPNKYVLDAVDMSKSDAETYFPQFLPVDDAKAVKASKAWEGKCLRRKVEKVVNGRAYFKDTNNSSVDFLNNQPLQPGRVFTEVDK encoded by the coding sequence ATGAACAAATGTATTGGGAAAATGGTCTCGGCTCTGTTGCTGCTGACCGCTGTTTTAGGCTTCGTTTCTTGTAATAAAAACGATGAGCCGAGTATTGCGAACTACGAGTTGACGCTGTCTTATCAACTTCCTGACGGATTGAAGGCAGACGATATCAGCGATGCCAAGCTGGTATTGACAAAGGAAACGAAAGAGGATACCCTGGTGTTGAGGGATATGAAGGACTTATCGACAACGCTTCCGCAGGGACAGTACAACTTGCTGCTCACGGCAAAGGTCAAGGATGAGGCCAATGCTTACCTCACAGGGACGCTCTCAGTAGACCTCTATGCGAACAAAAAAGCCACTATTGAGCTGCAAAAGGTGCGCAAGTCGACGCTCATCTTCAAGGAAATCTATACCACAGGAGGCAAAAAGGGCTATGTGTTGGATAACTATTTTGAGATTGTGAACAACTCTGATGAGGTGCAATATCTAGACGGTGTTATCCTAATGACTAATCCTGGAGGACAAAAGAAGGAGCAGAACGTTTGGCAAGCCAACGGCTACAAGGACCGCTATGCTTGTGGACAAGGTACCGTTATCGCCTTCCCCGTAGGTAAGGATGGTAAGTCGATTGCCCTCAAGCCTGGCGAAAGCACCGTGATTGCCAGTGATGCAGTGGACCATGGCAAGATGGCTCCGGAGGGAAACCATTGCCCAGATCTGTCGAAAGCACAGTGGGAGGTATATATTGACAATGTAAAAGGTGAGGTGGATTATCCCGCTCCCAACATGGATATCATCTTCCAGAACAATAAAAACATGAAGGCCTTTGGCTTAGGCTTCTTCAATGGTGGCTACATCTTGGCCAAACTGCCTGCCGGCATCACCCCTAAGCAGTTTGCTGCCGACCAGAATAATTTAAAGACTACGCCAGGAACCAAGTCAAAGATGCAATACTTACTGATGCCAAACAAGTATGTGCTGGATGCTGTGGATATGTCTAAATCCGATGCAGAGACATATTTTCCACAATTCTTGCCTGTTGACGATGCCAAAGCCGTCAAGGCCAGCAAGGCTTGGGAGGGCAAATGCTTGCGTCGCAAGGTGGAAAAAGTGGTGAACGGGCGTGCTTATTTCAAGGACACCAATAATTCATCGGTCGACTTCCTCAACAACCAGCCACTTCAGCCGGGGCGTGTTTTCACGGAGGTTGATAAATAA